The Vibrio penaeicida DNA window GTTGTTTTGACCTAACTTGAAGCGATTTATGATTGCTATGTCACTATTTAAGCCCGCCTCAAAGTCAAAATAGTAACCTTGCGCTGAATGGCTCTCGCCAACAATCGTCTCCGTACTTGGTGAATCAAGTAAGAATAGGTCGAACCTATACTTAGTCATACTATCTAGATACTTAAACACGGCATTGAAATTCTGCATTGCAAGGGATTTGAAAGTCGCGGAACCATGTAGAACAATCGAAAATGCTGTCATCGTCATTCACCTTGATTTTCTAACCATTGACCAAAAGTAGAACCCGTTTCTTTAAGCCAGTTCATAGGAAAGTGAGTTTTATGATTAAGACCAAGCAGCATCTGTTGAATATTATCTTCTGACTTCTCTTTCACGATTACGTCATGCTTTAGGTTCGAACCAACCGAAGAAAAGAACGATTCAACCCAGTGCTCAATATTTTCCACTTCGAGGTTATGTTTTATCTTTACGCTGCCAATGCACATATTTCCGTTGGCCTTGTAGGTATTAAACGTAGGCGAATGGTATAGCTTTGTATTTGAATCAATCTGACCTCTATTGGTTTGTTTTATTGCGAACCCTCCAATAGAGAATTTACCACTCTGGTTTTTTACATAGATGATATGCGGTGGCATAGGTAACATAAACTGGCGATACCCCAGTGAAACTGAATGATCCAAAATTCGAAATAACTGTGGCTTTTGCGGCACATAGAAAATGAGCATGTTTGATACAGAAACAAGAATGTTTTCAGGGAGGATTTGAATTTTGGCGTTCGGAATACATGCTCTTAATTGATCCAAGTGGCTTTCTCGCATCACTTCTCCTGACTGCAACTCCCCTAGCTGATTAATTTCATGTGCTGTGACAATGTTCTTCGGGCTATGATTTGGCGATTCATGTACAACGTAAGCTAATTTTGGTTGAAAATGAATGCCTGCCGATTCAGCCTTTTTTTGAGTGTTTATTTGCATTGTGGAAGTCCTTTTGATTTCGCATAACGGTTATAAGCATCAATGACTTTCGCCACCTGACAACACTCCGAAATTGTTATCGTCAGATACCTTTCCAAATCAGCTCTATCTTTCAAAGCAATTGTTTGCGCGACTTCTTCTGCGTTCATTGAAGCTTGGCTTGTGAGTTGCTCATATAGAAAATTTTCAATTTCAGAATCAGTGGTAACGATTGTATGTAAGTGTAATGGCGCAAACTCAGTATCTTGGTGAAAGAACTCATTGATCTTCTGTAGTTCTGAATGCAATTTCTTTTGCGCAGCTTCAACGTCATCCAGCGCTTCGATTAGTGCAACAAACTCTGGGTCATTTAGATCTTGATACTCTGCTTCTAAAGAGTCTTTCTTATAGATAAGGTGAGTCCCGTTTTCACCAAAGGCAGAATCATACTGCTCTGCCAAATCGACCATTCCAAGGATTGTGTCGGGATCTAGTCCGTATTCCTCATTCAATGCGTAGCAAAGACTATCGGGCAAGTCCTCTTTTGTCAGAGGTTTTCCATCGTCTCGTTGAACGTTGGCTTCAAATATATATGGGAGGGACTCCTTTTCTTGAACATAGAAATAATCTAGAGCAGTGTCTATCGTCATAGCGGAGTAACTAATGGCGGATAGAAGTCTATATGTTAGGTATCCATAGCTAGACTGGTTAGGATCAAGCTTAAATTTAATGGTACTGAAATCAAACTCAGCGTTGAGAGTGAACGCTCCACGATTTTCGAACTCGTCAGATAGCCCATCTACTGTTAATGTCATCGAGCTTATCAAGTCATGAGCATAAGAGCATTCAACCCCCTCAGAACAACGATCTAAAATGTCATCTATCATATTTGAAAGCAGTAAATCTGGTTGCTTTTCATCGTTGTCAGCACCGAGCAAACAAATTAATACAGCTTCAAATTCATTGATTCTAGCGGCTTCTTTACTCAGGTATGACTGTATGTTCAATTGTGTAGCATGAGAGCTTTGAGCTGTAATAGAGGGTGTTAAAAACATAGTAAACCTATATGCAGGGAGGCAGTAAATTCTGGTCAAAGTTATGTGGTGTTACTGACGTATCTTTACTGTTTTGATCACTAGCCACTTTAAGACTTGAGGCAACGGAAGAATTTTCTTCCATTGCCATTTCACCTTTGTCTCGTTGACTCGAAAGCAATTCAGCTACTCGATTCTCAAGGTTCATTTGTTTACCCTTTAGTGCCTAATGACTTTTTGATAACACAAAATTCCAGTTTTCCATCAATGTCATTGCCTACACCAAGCTCACAAAAATGTAGCTCTGGGTACTGCTTACCATAACTTTCTGTCAATGCTTCTTTTGCATTTGTAATCTCTGGGAAAAGGTCTTGTAAAACCATTCCACCATATCGGAATTGGCGAATTACTTTTTCTACAATGGCTGTCATAACATTCTCCTTTTTTAAAACATTTGAACTTGTTGCGGTTCAGAATCAGCGTCTGGTTTTTCTGGGCTAGGTGACGATTCGGCTTTGGAAACTTCATTTGCAGTGTCTTTTTTGCCTACATTGCTATTTTCTTTACCGACCTCAGAAGTCGCCTTGTCATCGCTCTTTGTTGTAGCTTGTTCTAGCATAGGAGTCTTATCAGCCGTCTTTGGTTTATCATTGGCTTTTCCACTGCTTCTCTTTTGGGTTTTTTTAGGTTTGGCGGTCAGCCCCTTAATAACTTCATCCAAGTTACTGCAAGCGGTCATTCGGGTGGTGGTTAAATCAGGTAGGTTCTGAGAAAGTGCTTCATCTATCTCTTGTGGTGTACCTGTTAAACGGATTGGCGAGTTCAAAGCATGAGTAATCTCTTTCACTTGGTCGGTCTGCTTATCACATGCCATAGGCACAGGCATAATGAATAGAGAGAATTGATTAGCAGCAGGGTCAATACATTTGATGTTCAGTTCCATGCCTTTTGATTGCTGAATAAACTCAGCGAACGTTGTCATAAAGTTCATTTTGTTTTCCTCTTTGATTGGCATTTTTATAATCACATGCAACAAAGAGCCGACAAGTAAACCCGAGAACATTCAAATTAAATTTTCCAAAAGATACCGGTATCAGAGGTTGGGGGATGGGCGGAATCGCTGCCGTTTTTTCCAAAAGATACCGGTATCAGATATTGGGGAATGGGTGGAGTCGCTGCCGTTTTTCCAAAAGATACCGGTATCAGATATTGGGGAATGGGTGGAGTCGCTGCCGTTTTTTCCAAAAGATACCGGTATCAGAGATTGGGGAATGGGTGGAATCACTGCCGTTTTTTCCAAAAGATACCGGTATCAGGCTTATAAGTCGTAAGCATTGCATGGTAGTAAAATGTGACCCAAAAAATTCAGTCGAAAAACGAAAGCTGATTAGGGCAAGGAATATCCCTATGTTGGACGTTAGATTTTTTTAGGTTACTGATAATTGCTTCTCGAATTAACTCAGGAGGCACATTGAAAATCTTTACTGTTTTGCCACCACGTTTTGCAACTAACTCTACAGAGCTGTATCCAACGTTTGTCACAACAGCACTTGTATAGTGCTGACTTTCACCAGAACGGGGTATTATGATTTTTGGAATTTTCATACCAAGGTGAATTGCTAACTCAACTAGAATCATATGTGACTTATCCATCGCCATTCTATTCACACAAATTCTTTCAAATGAGTACAAGAAAGATATTAGTGATTCAACCGAGACGTCCTGCTTAGGAGCTATATGACTCAAGTAGAATCCCTCTTTTTGGGATTGGTATTCAAAACAACTTGCCTCGATTGCTATCGGTCTTAATTGATAGAAGATAGGTGGGGGAGGGCAGGTTGATACTTTAAATTCCAAATCTTGTCTTGATACTTTAATCATCTGCGTTCCTCCCTTTCATTCAAATAAACGGCCAAATCAAGCTTGCTACGGATCTCCGTTAACCGTTTGGAATCGCCTTTTACATTGCATGCATTTTTGGCTGTAGAGATTATTAAAGCGTGACTGGTTTTAATGCTTTTGTTGTGAGTCGAACGGTTAACCAACGCATGAAGGTAGTAAGGGTCGTTTAATGAAGGGTGCAAGGCCAAAGTGTATGTTTGAGGTTTGTATCTCAATAACCTTGATACTGCTTTATGAAGCTCTGGGTATGACGACAGTTCATTATTTGCAGCAAGTATGATTCTTACGCTCTTTGACGTTTTCAATCTCTTTAGCGTAGATATTGTTGCTTGCATGTCAAAGTCTAACATTAGGTATAGAGCAATGACTGGCACCAAAATTTTTTCCATTTTCTAACCTGTTGAACGGTGTGAGAGACCTAAAAGTAACTGTGCCTACCAAGCCGACAAGCACAGCAAGTAACTCCAACGAAAGTAATGGGCTATTTTTCGCAATCAATACAGCGTAACTTTTCAGGAAACTTCTCTAGGCGATTTAGGTTCAGCTCTTCACCACATTCAAGGCAACAATCATCAAAATCAGGGTTGCTTGAAAGGAAAACCTTTACTCTTTCGCATTGGATTAGCGAGGCGTTTTTTTGGTTGATCAATGCTTGGATTCGGTCGCGTTCCTCATTAACTTGTGAACGGTCGAGCTGGTCAGTGCAGTCATTAATATCCAAGCTCTTATATTTTTCTTCTAATGA harbors:
- a CDS encoding PRTRC system protein C, whose translation is MTAIVEKVIRQFRYGGMVLQDLFPEITNAKEALTESYGKQYPELHFCELGVGNDIDGKLEFCVIKKSLGTKG
- a CDS encoding TraR/DksA C4-type zinc finger protein produces the protein MKHLARIEVAISEKKESLKSLEEKYKSLDINDCTDQLDRSQVNEERDRIQALINQKNASLIQCERVKVFLSSNPDFDDCCLECGEELNLNRLEKFPEKLRCIDCEK